In one Mustela lutreola isolate mMusLut2 chromosome 8, mMusLut2.pri, whole genome shotgun sequence genomic region, the following are encoded:
- the RTL6 gene encoding retrotransposon Gag-like protein 6, translating to MVQPQTSKAENPASAASTNAQMDDVIDTLTSLRLTNSALRREASTLRAEKANLTNMLESVMAELTLLRTRARIPGALQITPPISAITSNGTRPMTTPPTSLPEPFSGDPGQLAGFLMQMDRFMIFQASRFPGEAERVAFLVSRLTGEAEKWAIPHMQPDSPLRNNYQGFLAELRRTYKSPLRHARRAQIRKTSASNRAVRERQMLCRQLAATGTGPCPVHPASSGTSPAPALPTRARNL from the coding sequence ATGGTTCAACCCCAGACATCGAAAGCCGAGAACCCGGCCTCTGCAGCATCTACTAATGCCCAAATGGATGACGTCATCGACACCCTGACCTCCCTGCGCCTCACCAACTCCGCGCTGAGGCGGGAGGCCTCGACCCTGCGGGCGGAGAAGGCCAATCTTACCAACATGCTGGAGAGCGTGATGGCAGAGCTGACCTTGCTGCGCACCAGGGCCCGGATTCCGGGGGCGCTGCAGATCACCCCGCCCATCTCAGCAATTACCTCCAATGGGACCCGACCCATGACCACGCCTCCAACCTCCCTGCCCGAGCCCTTCTCTGGAGACCCCGGCCAGCTGGCAGGGTTCTTGATGCAAATGGACAGGTTCATGATCTTCCAGGCCTCCCGCTTCCCCGGTGAGGCTGAGCGAGTGGCGTTCCTGGTGTCCCGGCTcactggggaggcagagaagTGGGCGATCCCCCACATGCAGCCTGACAGCCCCTTGCGAAACAACTATCAGGGATTCCTGGCAGAGTTGCGGAGAACCTACAAGTCTCCACTGCGGCACGCGCGGCGCGCGCAGATCAGGAAGACTTCTGCCTCTAACCGGGCAGTGCGCGAGCGGCAGATGCTCTGTCGCCAGCTGGCTGCCACGGGCACAGGGCCTTGCCCCGTGCATCCAGCCTCCAGTGGGACTAGTCCAGCTCCGGCTCTGCCCACACGAGCACGGAACCTTTAA